In Geminocystis sp. NIES-3708, a single window of DNA contains:
- a CDS encoding DM13 domain-containing protein, whose translation MKFSQVKTAKYSAFSLITIASISLLSSNLVLPSKPVQADNSIPIKVAQNPVKMGKFVTVKQEKQTTGEVKIITENGKRYLELSSNFSTAKGPDVQVILHRNSQIGVNPKQNEYFNVAMLKSFQGGQRYLIPDYVNVNEFKSVGIWCREFNVTFAFATL comes from the coding sequence ATGAAATTCTCTCAAGTCAAAACTGCTAAATATAGTGCGTTTTCCTTAATTACCATTGCTAGTATTTCTTTACTTAGCAGTAATTTGGTTTTGCCTTCAAAACCAGTTCAAGCAGATAATTCTATTCCGATAAAAGTAGCTCAAAATCCCGTAAAAATGGGTAAATTTGTGACAGTAAAACAAGAAAAACAAACCACAGGAGAAGTAAAAATTATCACAGAAAACGGTAAACGTTATTTAGAATTAAGTTCTAATTTTAGCACAGCAAAAGGTCCTGATGTGCAAGTAATTTTACACCGAAATAGTCAAATTGGAGTGAATCCAAAACAAAATGAATACTTTAATGTTGCAATGTTAAAAAGTTTTCAAGGAGGACAACGTTATTTAATTCCAGATTATGTTAATGTTAACGAGTTTAAATCTGTAGGTATTTGGTGTCGTGAATTTAACGTAACTTTTGCCTTTGCGACTCTTTAA
- the cruF gene encoding gamma-carotene 1'-hydroxylase CruF, whose translation MFKEILREKEGYFLISHVIAMIFGLAGLLLVLPHPQFIASLPPIGQTAFRWSMMGGGVVYMILGWAAIAIYAYRQLSTFHWLAFMIPALGISLTSELLGTSTGFPFGAYHYLSGLGYKISGLVPFTIPLSWFYLGFSSYLVARVGLNKLAINSWLKDLGAIIFGALLLTSWDFVLDPAMSQTTVPFWLWDQPGEFFGMPYQNFAGWFGTGVVFMTVATIFWRLKPLNFDNIPLTIPAGVYIGNFGFAMIMSIGAGFYVPILLGILLGILPLIVFLWLANQGNTEEDNSSPETLASVSQ comes from the coding sequence TTGTTTAAAGAGATATTAAGAGAAAAAGAAGGTTATTTTTTAATTAGTCATGTCATCGCCATGATTTTTGGCTTGGCGGGTTTGTTATTAGTATTACCTCATCCCCAATTTATCGCTAGTTTACCTCCTATCGGACAAACTGCTTTTCGTTGGTCAATGATGGGAGGAGGTGTTGTATATATGATTTTAGGCTGGGCAGCCATCGCTATTTATGCTTATCGTCAATTAAGTACATTTCATTGGTTAGCCTTCATGATTCCTGCTTTAGGAATTTCCCTCACGAGTGAATTATTAGGTACAAGTACTGGGTTTCCCTTTGGTGCTTATCATTATCTTTCTGGTTTAGGTTATAAAATATCAGGTTTAGTACCTTTTACGATTCCCCTATCTTGGTTTTATCTTGGTTTTAGTAGTTATCTGGTTGCAAGAGTTGGTTTAAATAAATTAGCAATCAATTCTTGGTTAAAAGATTTAGGTGCAATTATTTTTGGTGCATTATTATTAACCTCATGGGATTTTGTTTTAGATCCAGCTATGAGCCAAACTACTGTACCATTTTGGTTATGGGATCAACCCGGAGAATTTTTTGGAATGCCCTATCAAAATTTTGCTGGTTGGTTCGGTACAGGTGTAGTGTTTATGACGGTTGCAACTATTTTTTGGCGTTTAAAACCTCTTAATTTTGACAACATTCCTTTAACTATTCCTGCTGGAGTATATATTGGCAATTTTGGTTTTGCGATGATTATGAGTATTGGTGCAGGATTTTATGTACCTATCTTACTAGGGATTTTACTAGGAATTCTACCTTTAATAGTATTTTTATGGTTAGCTAACCAAGGCAATACGGAAGAAGACAACTCCTCCCCTGAAACTTTGGCATCTGTCTCTCAATAA
- a CDS encoding SpoIIE family protein phosphatase has translation MSNSQERKTLILIADDESLSRRHLTLMLKKDEYEIVGVENGQECLTAYQELHPDMVLLDGLMPIMDGFECCKELKRLPNSEDTPVLMITGLDDKISVNKAYEVGATDFLTKPINPAVLRRRIRYLLDAKKSEKALRESEEKYRSLVENLKEVIFYTNITGKLTFLNPAWKELTGLFPEESLGHNFSEYIYPDDLPLYEKGFQSLVKNQSLTYYLQLRYLKKNGYVGWMEIFASLVKKEEQIIGISGSLNDITERKRIEQYQKIERDVIKILAESENIDEGIQGVIKVIGENLGWEIGEYWSFQENTQSIHFQDSWCIEDSNIQNICQQHQEKLKTMFWNNWEFSSYENWHNNNTILCENLKINNDLQPIFTFPINKGDEHLGVICFFSRQSHHHDSTLLENIVTMGNQIGQFIKRKQAEEELKQRNLLLQSELNIASGYILSLLPSPNEQEFLVEQKFIPSAKLGGDIFDYYWLDEENVVIYLLDVAGHGIHSALLSVSILNLVRNNSLYNTDPYQPWTILTELNRLFQMDNDRVNYFTIWYGVYNKNTRELIYASAGHPPAILISPQGNDWQYHKLSTPNMPIGMLEDIDFDQNLYEVQPNSILYIFSDGIYEIPVGNGEIWGLNNFTDLLLNVQKEQNQDLQKVIDHVHIINKSSNFDDDLSILKITLN, from the coding sequence ATGTCAAACTCTCAGGAAAGAAAAACCTTAATTCTTATAGCTGATGATGAATCTCTTAGTAGAAGACATCTCACTTTAATGTTAAAAAAAGACGAGTATGAGATTGTTGGAGTCGAAAATGGTCAAGAATGTTTAACTGCTTATCAAGAATTACATCCTGATATGGTATTATTAGATGGTTTAATGCCAATAATGGATGGCTTTGAGTGCTGTAAAGAATTGAAAAGGCTACCCAACAGTGAAGATACTCCTGTGTTAATGATTACAGGATTAGATGATAAAATCTCTGTGAATAAAGCTTATGAAGTTGGTGCTACAGATTTTTTGACAAAACCCATTAATCCTGCGGTTTTACGTCGTCGTATTCGTTACCTATTAGATGCAAAAAAATCAGAAAAAGCCTTAAGAGAAAGTGAAGAAAAATACCGCTCTTTAGTAGAAAACCTTAAAGAAGTAATTTTTTACACAAACATAACGGGAAAATTAACATTTCTTAATCCAGCATGGAAAGAATTAACAGGGTTGTTTCCTGAAGAAAGTTTAGGTCATAATTTTTCTGAATATATTTATCCTGATGATTTACCGCTTTATGAAAAAGGTTTTCAATCACTAGTAAAAAATCAAAGTCTAACTTATTATTTGCAATTACGTTATCTCAAAAAAAATGGTTACGTAGGATGGATGGAAATCTTTGCTTCTTTAGTGAAAAAAGAAGAACAAATAATAGGTATTTCTGGTAGTTTAAATGATATTACTGAACGTAAAAGAATTGAACAATATCAAAAAATTGAAAGGGATGTTATCAAAATTTTAGCTGAATCCGAAAATATTGATGAGGGCATTCAAGGCGTAATTAAAGTTATCGGTGAAAATTTGGGGTGGGAAATAGGAGAATACTGGAGTTTTCAGGAAAATACTCAGTCAATTCATTTTCAAGATTCATGGTGTATTGAAGATAGCAATATTCAAAATATTTGTCAGCAACATCAAGAAAAATTGAAGACAATGTTTTGGAATAATTGGGAATTTAGTAGTTATGAAAATTGGCATAACAATAACACAATTCTTTGTGAAAATCTCAAAATAAATAATGATTTACAACCTATTTTTACTTTTCCGATTAATAAAGGTGATGAACATTTAGGAGTTATTTGTTTTTTTTCCAGACAAAGTCATCATCATGATAGTACTTTGTTAGAAAATATCGTTACCATGGGTAATCAGATAGGACAATTTATTAAACGAAAACAAGCTGAAGAAGAATTAAAACAAAGAAATTTGTTATTGCAATCAGAGTTAAATATTGCTTCAGGATATATCTTATCATTATTACCCTCTCCCAATGAACAGGAGTTTTTGGTAGAACAAAAATTTATTCCTTCTGCGAAATTAGGTGGTGATATTTTTGATTATTATTGGTTAGATGAAGAAAATGTAGTTATTTATTTACTTGATGTAGCGGGGCATGGTATTCATTCGGCTTTATTATCAGTTTCTATTTTAAATTTAGTCCGTAATAATTCTTTGTACAACACAGATCCTTATCAACCCTGGACAATTTTAACAGAATTAAACCGACTTTTTCAAATGGATAATGATCGAGTTAATTACTTTACTATTTGGTATGGAGTTTACAATAAAAATACTCGTGAATTAATATATGCTTCTGCTGGACATCCCCCTGCAATTTTAATTTCTCCTCAAGGCAATGATTGGCAATATCATAAATTATCCACTCCTAATATGCCTATTGGAATGCTTGAAGATATTGATTTTGATCAGAATTTATATGAAGTTCAACCCAATAGCATTTTGTATATTTTCAGTGATGGTATTTATGAAATTCCTGTCGGCAATGGTGAAATTTGGGGATTAAATAATTTTACAGATTTACTGTTAAACGTCCAAAAAGAGCAGAATCAAGATTTACAAAAAGTAATTGATCATGTACATATAATTAATAAATCTAGCAACTTTGATGATGATTTATCGATTTTAAAAATTACTCTTAATTAA
- a CDS encoding glycosyltransferase codes for MNLQYKIYANRIISVGLVSSFIAILLTGVYSNNFIDCFTQLFSWLNSSNFILFLPLIIAIFIIQVTIILSPQQKQWSRIIIVLTSLFFMIRYFWWRSHSTLNLNDPINSIFSIGLFLIEIAFIISPIFQTILTLKIKNRKLQADRMSEAVKSGIYQPTVDILIPSYNEPLEVVKRTIVGCQLIEYNHKKIYLLDDGNRQEIRQLCQELKCGYITRENRIYAKAGNLNNALTQTNGELIVVFDADFVPTTNFLIRTVGFFQDLKIGLLQTYQSFYSPDPIARNLGLENDITTEVEIFYRYYQQVKDSVNSAICAGSSFVVKRKYLEEIDGFVTQSLSEDYHTGIKLASKNYQIIYLAESLSAGLSAENTFGHIRQRKRWARGTIQTLFIKENPLFIKNIKWWQKIAHLDGILQWFLSPLRLVLLLLPLTYNILKLNPIQASFEDVIYFFLPFYFVQVLTFSWLNFRSRSAFISDLYNIITAVPLSLEILQTLINPFKSIFKVTPKGIKNDHYYFNWNLASPLIFLLVINIINFFSLSQSLNNNDIIETSNFINSDVMLFWNFLNVVTILLSLIILIEIPKLDSYQWLTINKSIKLKISNQIYQGIVTKMCEIGAEINIDSSNIINESGELIFTQEKLIIPFDINSYDLKNKKIKVTFQPLSLLQYRQIIKILFCQPNQWILKESPHELKAIYLLIKAFFISILNFTKINFIKKRMYKH; via the coding sequence ATGAATCTTCAATATAAAATTTATGCCAATCGAATAATCTCCGTAGGTTTAGTCAGTAGTTTTATCGCTATTTTACTTACGGGAGTTTATAGTAATAATTTTATTGACTGTTTTACTCAATTATTTTCATGGCTAAATAGTTCTAATTTTATTTTATTTTTACCTCTTATTATCGCCATTTTTATTATCCAAGTAACAATTATATTATCTCCTCAACAAAAACAATGGTCAAGAATCATAATAGTTTTGACTTCTTTATTTTTTATGATACGTTATTTTTGGTGGCGATCTCATTCTACACTTAATTTAAATGATCCCATTAATAGTATATTTAGTATTGGTTTATTTTTAATAGAAATAGCTTTTATAATTAGCCCAATTTTTCAAACTATTTTAACTCTCAAAATCAAGAATAGAAAACTCCAAGCTGATAGAATGTCAGAAGCTGTAAAATCAGGAATTTATCAGCCAACGGTAGATATTTTAATTCCCAGTTATAACGAACCTTTAGAAGTAGTAAAACGAACCATTGTTGGTTGTCAATTAATAGAATATAACCACAAGAAAATTTATCTTTTGGATGATGGTAATAGACAAGAAATTAGACAATTATGCCAAGAATTAAAATGCGGTTATATTACTCGTGAAAATCGTATCTATGCTAAGGCTGGAAATTTAAACAATGCTTTAACTCAAACTAATGGTGAATTAATCGTAGTTTTTGATGCTGATTTTGTGCCGACTACCAATTTTTTAATACGCACTGTTGGTTTTTTTCAAGATCTAAAAATAGGCTTATTACAAACCTATCAGAGTTTTTATTCCCCTGATCCCATTGCCAGAAATTTGGGTTTAGAAAATGACATAACGACAGAAGTCGAAATTTTTTATCGTTATTATCAGCAAGTAAAAGATAGTGTTAATAGTGCAATATGTGCAGGAAGTTCTTTTGTCGTAAAAAGAAAATATTTAGAAGAAATAGACGGTTTTGTAACTCAATCCCTCAGTGAAGATTATCATACGGGTATTAAATTAGCTTCAAAAAATTATCAAATAATTTACTTAGCAGAAAGTTTAAGTGCAGGATTATCTGCAGAAAATACATTTGGGCATATTCGACAAAGAAAAAGATGGGCAAGAGGCACAATTCAAACATTATTTATTAAAGAAAATCCCTTATTTATCAAAAATATAAAATGGTGGCAAAAAATAGCTCACTTAGACGGAATTTTACAATGGTTTTTAAGCCCTCTGAGATTAGTTTTATTATTATTACCATTAACCTATAATATTTTAAAGTTGAATCCTATTCAAGCTAGTTTTGAAGACGTTATCTACTTTTTCTTACCTTTTTATTTTGTACAGGTTTTAACATTTTCTTGGTTAAATTTTCGCAGTCGTTCGGCATTCATTTCTGACTTATATAATATCATTACTGCTGTACCTTTATCCCTAGAAATATTACAAACTTTAATAAATCCTTTTAAATCTATTTTTAAAGTTACTCCTAAAGGGATTAAAAATGATCATTATTACTTTAATTGGAATTTAGCTTCTCCTTTAATCTTTCTGTTAGTTATTAATATCATTAATTTTTTCAGCTTATCACAAAGTTTAAATAATAATGACATAATTGAGACATCAAATTTTATTAACTCAGATGTTATGTTATTTTGGAATTTTCTAAATGTTGTAACTATTCTATTATCTCTAATAATATTAATAGAAATACCAAAATTAGACAGTTATCAATGGCTAACAATTAATAAATCTATAAAGTTAAAAATATCAAATCAAATATATCAAGGAATCGTTACCAAAATGTGTGAAATTGGTGCAGAAATAAATATCGACTCATCAAATATTATTAACGAAAGTGGAGAATTAATATTTACTCAAGAAAAATTAATTATTCCTTTCGATATTAATAGTTATGACTTAAAAAATAAAAAAATAAAAGTTACATTTCAACCTCTTTCTTTATTGCAATATCGCCAAATAATTAAAATACTATTCTGTCAGCCTAATCAATGGATTTTAAAAGAGTCACCCCATGAATTGAAAGCGATTTACTTATTAATTAAAGCCTTTTTTATTAGTATTCTTAACTTTACTAAAATCAACTTCATAAAGAAAAGGATGTATAAGCACTAA
- a CDS encoding glycosyltransferase family 39 protein has protein sequence MVNNLRSLRKFWLKIVLIIVILLGIFFRLNNIDKKIYWHDEVYTSLRVAGYKDDQVLTTFFNGEIITAQDLLEFQKLSPKTILSDTIDSLIQNPEHPPLYYLFLRFWQDLFGSSIFINRSLSVLFSLLVFLGIYYLSEQLFNDNLVNLISVTLVSISPIQILYAHEAREYSLWMLTIILSSIYFFKVIKFNKNIDWISYSLSLSATFYTSILSIFIVLINIIHIFLLRQLLDRKTKIKFIIFTIISCILFIPWLLIILMNLHILEEKTNWTNVEQSLVFLANLWCLHFTSLFVDIGLPLYHWASYIFITLIFSLIFYSLFFVIKNTDKNIWLYLLLLIFIPTLGLILPDLIFGGIKSSMTRYFFPAYVGVYLVIAYTLTKKIAQKSNIWSIILGLIFTMSIVSNIISGNSETWWNKAPSYYNAAIATIINQAENPLVITQNLDINKGNIISISHNLKPNTKLQLLNINTPIITHQEFDNIFIFNPSLEFINQVENAYQSSLVLIHPFLYEVDFSKVKNTNKKGFN, from the coding sequence ATGGTAAATAATCTGAGATCACTTCGTAAATTTTGGTTAAAAATAGTACTTATTATTGTTATTCTTCTAGGAATATTTTTTAGGCTTAATAATATCGATAAAAAAATTTATTGGCACGATGAAGTTTATACATCTTTAAGGGTAGCAGGTTATAAAGATGATCAGGTATTAACAACTTTCTTTAACGGTGAAATCATTACTGCTCAAGATTTATTAGAGTTTCAAAAATTAAGTCCAAAAACTATCTTATCTGATACGATAGATTCCCTGATTCAAAATCCAGAACATCCACCATTATACTATTTATTTCTTCGTTTTTGGCAAGATTTATTTGGTAGCTCAATTTTTATTAATCGTAGCTTATCAGTCTTGTTTAGTTTATTAGTTTTTCTAGGTATTTATTATTTATCAGAACAATTATTTAACGATAATTTAGTTAATTTAATAAGTGTCACTTTAGTTTCAATTTCACCTATTCAGATATTATATGCCCATGAAGCAAGAGAATATAGTTTATGGATGCTAACAATTATTTTATCTAGTATCTATTTTTTCAAAGTAATTAAATTTAATAAAAATATCGATTGGATTAGTTATAGTTTAAGTTTAAGTGCGACTTTTTATACCTCTATATTGTCTATATTTATAGTCTTAATTAATATTATACATATTTTTTTACTTAGACAATTATTAGATAGAAAAACTAAAATAAAATTTATTATTTTTACTATTATAAGTTGTATTTTATTTATTCCTTGGCTTTTAATCATTTTGATGAATTTGCATATTCTTGAAGAGAAAACAAATTGGACAAATGTAGAACAATCTTTAGTGTTTCTAGCTAATTTATGGTGTTTACACTTTACTAGCTTATTTGTTGATATTGGCTTACCATTATATCATTGGGCTAGTTATATTTTTATAACTTTAATCTTTAGTTTAATTTTTTATAGTTTATTTTTTGTTATTAAAAATACCGATAAAAATATTTGGTTATATCTACTATTATTAATATTTATTCCTACACTAGGCTTAATTTTACCAGATTTAATTTTCGGTGGCATTAAATCTAGTATGACTCGATATTTTTTTCCTGCTTATGTTGGTGTATATTTAGTTATTGCTTATACTTTAACAAAAAAAATTGCACAAAAATCTAACATATGGTCAATAATCTTAGGATTAATTTTTACTATGAGTATTGTCTCTAATATTATTAGTGGAAATAGTGAAACTTGGTGGAATAAAGCACCTAGTTATTATAATGCGGCTATTGCAACAATTATTAATCAAGCTGAAAATCCGTTAGTTATTACCCAAAATCTAGATATTAACAAAGGAAATATTATCTCTATTAGTCATAATTTAAAACCTAATACAAAATTACAATTGTTAAATATTAATACACCTATTATTACTCATCAAGAATTTGACAATATTTTTATTTTTAATCCTTCTTTAGAATTTATAAATCAAGTAGAAAATGCTTATCAAAGTTCATTAGTGCTTATACATCCTTTTCTTTATGAAGTTGATTTTAGTAAAGTTAAGAATACTAATAAAAAAGGCTTTAATTAA
- a CDS encoding PHP domain-containing protein, translated as MLLKTKKASTLSNNKESQDKAKLESIWKNIHRYSCPHDYNFHLHTRCSDGQLTPEELVDQAVSIGLQGFAITDHHSVQGFYRAKNYLKEKYNLNSKTVLPYLWTGIEITSQLNGTNVHILGYGFDPEADVIQKYLTGEAPTGKNTDAKIVIKTLHQAQGLVVLAHPFRYRRSAEELITEAYELGIDGVETYYAYGNPNPWQPSDKHTTIVKQMANKYNLYTTCGTDTHGNNILVRL; from the coding sequence ATGCTGTTAAAAACAAAAAAAGCCTCTACATTATCCAATAATAAAGAAAGTCAAGATAAAGCTAAATTAGAATCAATCTGGAAAAATATTCATCGTTACAGTTGCCCTCATGATTATAACTTTCACCTACACACTCGTTGCTCCGATGGACAATTAACCCCTGAAGAATTAGTAGATCAAGCAGTTTCTATTGGCTTACAAGGTTTTGCTATTACCGATCATCATAGCGTTCAAGGTTTTTATCGTGCTAAAAATTATCTAAAGGAGAAATATAACCTTAACAGTAAAACTGTTTTACCCTATTTATGGACAGGTATTGAAATCACCTCTCAGTTAAACGGTACGAATGTACATATTTTAGGCTATGGATTTGATCCTGAAGCTGATGTTATACAAAAATACTTAACAGGAGAAGCACCCACAGGAAAAAATACAGATGCGAAAATCGTAATCAAAACTCTTCATCAAGCACAAGGGTTAGTGGTTTTAGCACATCCATTTCGTTATAGACGTAGTGCAGAGGAATTAATTACTGAGGCTTACGAATTAGGTATTGACGGAGTAGAAACTTATTATGCCTATGGAAATCCTAACCCTTGGCAACCTAGTGACAAGCACACTACTATTGTTAAACAAATGGCAAATAAATATAATTTATACACTACTTGTGGCACTGACACTCATGGTAATAATATTTTAGTACGTCTTTAA
- the zds gene encoding 9,9'-di-cis-zeta-carotene desaturase — protein sequence MRVAIVGAGLAGLATAIDLVDAGCEVEIFESRPFVGGKVGSWVDGDGNHIEMGLHVFFGCYYNLFALMKKVGAIDSLLLKQHTHTFINEGGRVGELDFRFITGAPFNGLKAFFTTSQLSAVDKIANSLALGTSPIVRGLVDFEGAMRNIRDLDGISFADWFRKHGGNQGSLDKMWNPIAYALGFIDTENISARCMLTIFQFFAAKTEASVLRMLEGSPHEYLHKPIINYLESKGVKIHTRRRVREIKYQEEEETLVTALIVANGETEELITADAYVCACDIPGIQKIIPENWRKWSEFDNIYKLTAVPVATVQLRFDGWVTELHSEKKRKQLEKAEGIDNLLYTSDADFSCFSDLALSSPSDYYREGEGSLLQLVLTPGDPFIKESNENIAQHVLKQVHNLFPSACDLNMTWYSVVKLAQSLYREAPGMDVYRPSQKTPISNFFLAGSYTQQDYIDSMEGATISGKQAAQAILKSNTKILAIA from the coding sequence ATGCGAGTTGCGATTGTAGGTGCAGGATTAGCCGGATTGGCGACAGCTATCGATTTAGTTGACGCTGGTTGTGAAGTGGAAATTTTTGAATCTCGTCCCTTTGTTGGTGGTAAAGTAGGCAGTTGGGTTGATGGTGATGGTAATCATATCGAAATGGGATTACACGTCTTTTTTGGTTGCTATTACAATCTATTCGCTTTAATGAAAAAAGTCGGTGCGATTGATAGCTTACTCTTAAAACAACATACACACACATTTATCAACGAAGGTGGTAGAGTCGGGGAATTAGATTTTCGCTTCATTACAGGCGCACCTTTCAACGGCTTAAAGGCTTTTTTTACAACTTCCCAACTTTCCGCAGTCGATAAAATAGCGAATTCTTTAGCCTTGGGTACAAGTCCCATTGTAAGGGGTTTGGTGGACTTTGAAGGAGCAATGCGCAATATTCGTGATTTAGATGGTATCAGTTTTGCTGACTGGTTTCGTAAACATGGAGGAAATCAAGGCAGTCTTGATAAAATGTGGAATCCCATCGCCTACGCATTAGGTTTTATTGATACTGAAAATATTTCCGCTCGTTGTATGTTAACAATTTTTCAATTTTTTGCTGCAAAAACTGAAGCATCCGTATTACGAATGTTAGAAGGCTCACCTCATGAATATCTCCATAAACCCATCATTAACTATTTAGAATCAAAAGGCGTAAAAATCCATACTCGTCGCCGTGTTAGAGAAATTAAATATCAGGAAGAAGAGGAAACCCTTGTCACTGCTTTAATTGTTGCCAATGGTGAAACAGAAGAATTAATTACTGCTGATGCTTATGTTTGTGCTTGTGATATTCCGGGTATTCAAAAAATTATTCCTGAAAATTGGCGTAAATGGTCAGAGTTTGATAATATCTATAAACTTACAGCTGTTCCAGTTGCTACAGTTCAACTACGTTTTGATGGTTGGGTAACAGAATTACATAGTGAAAAAAAACGTAAACAATTAGAAAAAGCTGAAGGCATTGATAACTTACTCTATACCAGTGATGCTGACTTTTCTTGTTTTTCAGATTTAGCCTTATCTAGCCCTTCGGATTATTACCGAGAAGGGGAAGGTTCTCTGTTACAATTAGTTTTAACACCCGGTGATCCTTTCATCAAAGAAAGTAACGAAAATATCGCCCAACACGTCTTAAAACAAGTTCATAATTTATTTCCTTCTGCTTGTGACTTAAACATGACATGGTATAGTGTCGTAAAATTAGCTCAATCTTTGTATCGAGAAGCACCAGGTATGGATGTTTATCGCCCATCACAAAAAACACCTATTTCTAATTTTTTCCTTGCTGGTAGCTACACTCAACAAGATTACATTGACAGCATGGAAGGGGCTACTATTTCGGGAAAACAAGCCGCCCAAGCTATTCTTAAATCTAATACAAAAATATTGGCGATCGCCTAA
- the folP gene encoding dihydropteroate synthase: protein MKDLTIGNHQFNWQSRTFLMGILNVTPDSFSDGGKFNHIETALKHAQKMISEGADIVDIGGQSTRPNASQVTLEEELERVIPVISRLRQLSNIPISIDTTRAIVAEKAIAIGADIVNDISGATFDEEMLPTVAKLNVPIILMHIRGNPKTMQNLTDYQDLIAEINQFFEERINQAIALGIKKEYIILDPGLGFAKNHQQNLEILRNIKQIKKLDFPVLIGTSRKSFIGTILNKENPLERIWGTAATCSYAITQGANILRVHDVKEMYDVAKVTDAISY, encoded by the coding sequence ATGAAAGATTTAACTATTGGTAATCATCAATTTAATTGGCAAAGTCGTACTTTTTTAATGGGTATTTTAAATGTCACACCTGATAGTTTTAGCGATGGTGGCAAATTTAACCATATTGAAACGGCATTAAAACACGCTCAGAAGATGATTTCTGAAGGTGCTGATATAGTTGATATTGGTGGGCAATCTACTCGCCCTAATGCTTCACAAGTAACCTTAGAAGAAGAATTAGAAAGAGTTATTCCTGTTATCAGTCGGTTACGCCAACTATCGAATATTCCTATCTCCATAGATACTACCAGAGCTATAGTAGCAGAAAAAGCCATAGCCATCGGTGCTGATATTGTAAATGATATTTCAGGGGCGACTTTCGATGAAGAAATGTTGCCAACCGTAGCTAAATTAAATGTACCCATAATTTTAATGCACATTCGGGGTAATCCTAAAACTATGCAAAATTTAACAGATTATCAAGATTTAATTGCCGAAATTAATCAATTTTTTGAAGAAAGAATTAATCAAGCCATAGCATTAGGTATTAAGAAAGAATATATCATTTTAGATCCCGGTCTTGGTTTTGCTAAAAATCATCAACAAAATTTAGAGATATTAAGAAACATTAAACAAATCAAAAAATTAGATTTTCCTGTGTTAATCGGTACATCTCGGAAAAGTTTTATTGGTACAATTTTAAACAAGGAAAATCCCCTAGAAAGAATTTGGGGAACTGCTGCCACTTGTAGTTATGCTATTACTCAAGGTGCTAATATTTTGAGAGTTCATGATGTGAAAGAAATGTATGATGTTGCTAAAGTTACCGATGCTATTAGTTATTAG